A genome region from Arachis duranensis cultivar V14167 chromosome 8, aradu.V14167.gnm2.J7QH, whole genome shotgun sequence includes the following:
- the LOC107462754 gene encoding MLP-like protein 43, whose protein sequence is MALSGKLSIEIVIHAPAGKFFNLVSKSLHQIQNICERVHHAKLLQGEDWQSIGGSVKHWTYVIDGKVTTCKETIESIDEKNKTIKFNLFDGDISQQYKVLKLTMQEIDNSNGSVSAKWTLEYEKINDNVEAPYGYMEYVDKCTKEMDAHLLKA, encoded by the exons ATGGCACTGAGTGGTAAGCTTAGTATtgaaattgtgatccatgcaCCTGCTGGAAAGTTCTTTAATCTTGTATCAAAATCTCTCCaccaaattcaaaatatttgtgAAAGAGTGCATCACGCCAAGCTGCTTCAGGGTGAGGACTGGCAAAGCATCGGCGGTTCGGTTAAACACTGGACATATGTTATAG ATGGTAAAGTAACTACATGCAAGGAGACAATTGAATCCATTGATGAGAAGAACAAGACAATTAAATTCAATCTCTTTGATGGAGACATAAGTCAACAGTATAAAGTCTTGAAGCTCACCATGCAAGAGATTGATAACAGCAATGGAAGTGTTTCAGCTAAATGGACACTTGAATATGAGAAAATTAATGATAACGTGGAAGCTCCTTATGGTTACATGGAATACGTTGACAAATGTACTAAAGAGATGGATGCTCATCTTCTCAAGGcataa